From the genome of Acidisarcina sp., one region includes:
- a CDS encoding NADH-quinone oxidoreductase subunit A — translation MRNPYFWNYLPLMMQALAAVAIGGGMVFASWFIGRHRSSRVKLEAYECGMVAQGDARGRFSVRFYMVAMLFILFDVEAVFMVPWAVIYKHLPQLTGSRLFGFWEMLVYLGFVLVGMFYIIKKGILDWASDKADL, via the coding sequence ATGCGTAATCCCTATTTCTGGAACTACCTGCCCCTCATGATGCAAGCATTGGCTGCCGTTGCCATCGGCGGAGGCATGGTCTTTGCTTCATGGTTCATCGGCAGACATCGGAGTTCGCGAGTCAAACTGGAGGCCTACGAGTGCGGAATGGTGGCCCAGGGTGACGCACGCGGACGCTTCTCCGTCCGGTTCTACATGGTTGCCATGCTTTTCATCCTCTTCGATGTAGAAGCGGTGTTCATGGTTCCGTGGGCGGTCATTTACAAACATTTGCCACAACTGACAGGCTCGCGGCTCTTCGGTTTCTGGGAGATGCTCGTATATCTGGGTTTCGTTCTGGTCGGCATGTTCTACATCATCAAAAAGGGCATTCTGGACTGGGCTTCAGACAAGGCGGACCTGTAA
- a CDS encoding NAD(P)H-dependent oxidoreductase subunit E: protein MSVQENTIFSPELAARFDRLVTLYPHRRSALIPMLLYAQDEKGYLSDEVIAEVAQRIGISELDTRSVISYYSLLRTKPAGKYHVQVCTNISCMLRGGKELFSHCKKTLGVENKETTPDGVFSLEEVECIGACSWGPAAQINYDYYENLTPEELDKILEKYRASAQQDKRS from the coding sequence ATGAGCGTTCAGGAGAACACCATTTTTTCACCGGAGTTAGCCGCTCGTTTCGACAGGCTGGTCACCCTCTATCCGCATCGTCGCTCCGCGCTCATCCCTATGCTGCTCTATGCGCAGGATGAGAAGGGCTATCTCTCCGACGAGGTAATCGCCGAGGTTGCGCAGCGCATCGGCATCAGCGAACTCGATACCCGCAGCGTCATCAGCTACTACTCCCTGCTGCGCACCAAGCCGGCGGGTAAATACCACGTGCAGGTGTGTACCAACATCAGTTGCATGCTGCGCGGCGGCAAAGAACTCTTCAGCCACTGCAAGAAGACGCTCGGCGTCGAGAACAAGGAAACAACGCCGGACGGTGTGTTCTCACTGGAAGAGGTAGAGTGCATCGGCGCCTGCAGCTGGGGCCCTGCCGCCCAGATCAACTACGACTACTACGAAAACCTGACCCCCGAAGAGCTGGATAAGATCCTGGAGAAGTATCGCGCCAGTGCCCAGCAGGACAAACGAAGCTAG
- the nuoD gene encoding NADH dehydrogenase (quinone) subunit D — MSEYLTVPIIESRPEDPSKDRTMVLNMGPQHPSTHGVLRLGLEIDGEIVKRLVPDIGYLHTGIEKTCEAKFYQQVVPLTDRIDYLSPMANNLCYCLAVEKLLQIEIPPRAQWTRVLLNELTRLASHLVWLGTHAMDIGALTVFLYTFREREEILKIFEMVSGQRMMTSYFRIGGLALEPPLDFYSRVQAILNIMPEKIDEYSNLLTGNPIFYNRLKGVGYLSAADAVSLGVTGPPLRASGVDWDLRRDKPYSSYEKFQFKVPTSTDCDVWARYLVRLQEMRESVKICQQALDGMPDGPIKADAPKVVLPEREKMKTQMEALIYHFKIVTEGFSVPAGEVYQSIESPRGAMGYYVVSDGSSKPYRVHMRNPTYASLQALETMCKGRMIADVVAAIGSIDIVLGEIDR, encoded by the coding sequence ATGTCTGAATACCTCACAGTTCCTATCATCGAAAGCCGCCCGGAGGATCCGTCCAAGGATCGCACCATGGTCCTGAATATGGGACCGCAGCATCCCTCTACCCACGGCGTTTTGCGCCTCGGGCTGGAGATCGACGGCGAAATCGTCAAGCGCCTTGTTCCTGACATCGGCTACCTGCACACCGGCATCGAGAAGACCTGCGAAGCCAAGTTCTATCAGCAGGTTGTTCCGCTCACCGACCGCATCGACTATCTCAGTCCGATGGCGAACAACCTCTGCTATTGCCTTGCGGTCGAGAAATTGCTGCAGATTGAGATTCCTCCGCGTGCGCAGTGGACGCGAGTCCTGCTCAACGAATTGACCCGCCTGGCCTCGCACCTGGTTTGGCTGGGCACGCATGCCATGGACATCGGCGCGCTGACCGTATTTCTCTACACCTTCCGCGAGCGCGAAGAGATTCTCAAGATTTTCGAGATGGTCTCCGGCCAGCGGATGATGACGTCGTACTTCCGCATCGGCGGTCTGGCGCTTGAACCTCCGCTGGATTTCTATAGCCGGGTCCAGGCGATTCTGAACATCATGCCGGAGAAGATTGATGAGTATTCCAATCTGCTTACCGGCAATCCCATCTTCTATAACCGGCTGAAGGGCGTCGGCTATCTCAGCGCTGCGGATGCAGTTTCTCTGGGCGTTACCGGGCCGCCGTTGCGTGCCAGTGGCGTGGATTGGGATCTGCGCCGCGACAAGCCCTACTCCAGCTATGAGAAGTTTCAGTTCAAGGTACCCACCTCTACCGATTGCGATGTGTGGGCGCGCTATCTCGTACGCCTGCAGGAGATGCGCGAATCCGTCAAGATCTGCCAGCAGGCGCTCGACGGCATGCCCGATGGCCCTATCAAGGCAGACGCGCCCAAGGTTGTCCTGCCGGAGCGCGAAAAGATGAAGACGCAGATGGAGGCGCTCATCTACCACTTCAAGATCGTCACCGAAGGCTTCTCTGTTCCTGCTGGAGAGGTCTATCAGTCGATCGAGTCTCCGCGCGGCGCGATGGGCTACTACGTGGTCAGTGACGGATCGTCGAAGCCGTACCGTGTTCACATGCGCAATCCTACCTACGCCAGCCTCCAGGCTCTGGAGACAATGTGCAAGGGAAGAATGATTGCGGATGTGGTCGCAGCGATCGGATCGATTGATATTGTGCTGGGAGAGATTGACCGGTGA
- a CDS encoding metallophosphoesterase yields the protein MNSKHHSPASFRRVPFPPIQWAALFVLLLPLAVLAQTAARNSGDDGKPTFVISNIAPGADLKIVAYGDMRFTNPRNEVDTSPRVRKWLAEKVGAEKPDLLFLSGDMPFWGSNSDDWDVYREETKSWPENHVRVYPTLGNHELTGDVHQALRNYFSAYPQIEGHRYYSVLAGSVELIALDSLQKIDPESPQFAWLDAQLAHIPPQVDFVFFLLHMPLMADVQSQVVANLPAPEMWELRTYLEQKAALSRARFLVVNGHIHNYERFQHGGVTYLVSGGGGAKPYPVMVRGPQDLYQDTAFPNFHYILLTLRGKRMEATMYRVADPKAETFKLEDKDHFELVAR from the coding sequence ATGAATTCGAAGCATCATTCGCCTGCGTCATTCCGTCGAGTCCCGTTCCCTCCCATCCAATGGGCTGCGCTCTTCGTGCTTCTGCTTCCTCTCGCTGTACTGGCGCAGACCGCGGCACGCAACTCCGGCGACGACGGCAAGCCGACCTTCGTGATTTCGAACATCGCGCCTGGCGCGGACCTGAAGATTGTGGCGTATGGCGATATGCGGTTTACCAATCCCAGGAACGAGGTGGATACCAGTCCGCGCGTGCGCAAGTGGCTGGCGGAGAAGGTAGGGGCAGAGAAGCCGGATCTGCTGTTTCTTTCCGGGGATATGCCATTCTGGGGGAGCAACTCCGACGATTGGGACGTCTATCGCGAGGAGACGAAATCCTGGCCGGAGAATCACGTGCGGGTGTATCCCACCCTGGGCAACCATGAGCTGACGGGAGATGTCCACCAGGCGCTCAGGAACTATTTCAGCGCGTATCCGCAGATCGAGGGGCATCGCTACTACTCGGTCTTAGCTGGGAGTGTGGAGCTGATCGCTCTTGATTCCTTGCAGAAGATAGACCCCGAAAGCCCGCAGTTTGCATGGCTCGACGCGCAGTTGGCGCACATTCCTCCACAGGTGGACTTTGTATTTTTTCTGCTGCATATGCCGTTGATGGCAGATGTGCAGTCGCAGGTGGTCGCCAATCTTCCGGCGCCTGAGATGTGGGAGTTGCGTACCTATCTCGAGCAGAAGGCAGCTCTGTCGCGGGCGCGTTTTCTGGTGGTCAACGGCCACATCCACAATTACGAACGCTTCCAGCACGGCGGCGTCACCTATCTCGTGAGCGGCGGCGGTGGGGCGAAACCATACCCGGTGATGGTACGCGGCCCACAGGATTTGTATCAGGACACGGCCTTCCCAAACTTCCACTACATCCTGCTGACGCTCCGCGGAAAGCGGATGGAGGCGACCATGTATCGCGTGGCCGACCCCAAGGCAGAGACGTTCAAGCTGGAGGACAAGGACCATTTCGAGTTGGTAGCAAGATAG
- the thiS gene encoding sulfur carrier protein ThiS, with product MTFTINGQERDFPALGAGATLDTLIEALALKSDRIAVEHNGTIVRRPEWSGTPVASGDKLEIVHFVGGGSR from the coding sequence ATGACCTTTACCATCAATGGACAAGAGCGCGACTTCCCAGCCCTGGGGGCCGGAGCAACCCTGGACACTTTGATCGAAGCCCTGGCGCTAAAGAGTGACCGAATCGCAGTGGAACACAACGGCACGATTGTGCGCCGTCCCGAGTGGTCTGGCACGCCGGTTGCTTCCGGCGACAAACTGGAGATTGTTCACTTTGTTGGTGGTGGAAGCCGCTAG
- a CDS encoding NADH-quinone oxidoreductase subunit C, with protein MTTPLMNKEAVFSSMTDHPAIAALRNWKDAAVADAKFAFDELMVTIAPDDIREACRTVQSAGYNFLEDVTCVDWYPTEPRFHVTYHIWSLPLKERLRLRVVLDSVDPSVDSITPVWPSANFYEREVFDLFGVRFNGHPNLRRIMMPDDWEGHPLRKDYPVEGYR; from the coding sequence ATGACAACCCCTCTGATGAACAAGGAAGCAGTTTTTTCCTCGATGACGGATCATCCGGCAATCGCTGCCCTGCGTAACTGGAAGGACGCAGCCGTTGCCGATGCAAAATTTGCCTTCGACGAACTCATGGTGACGATCGCCCCCGATGACATTCGCGAGGCTTGCCGCACTGTACAGTCTGCTGGATACAACTTCCTCGAAGATGTAACCTGCGTGGACTGGTATCCCACCGAGCCCCGTTTTCACGTTACGTACCACATCTGGTCCCTTCCCCTGAAGGAGCGTCTGCGGCTTCGCGTCGTCCTCGACAGCGTCGATCCATCGGTGGACAGCATCACCCCGGTATGGCCCTCCGCAAATTTTTATGAGCGGGAAGTTTTTGATCTTTTTGGAGTACGATTTAACGGCCATCCGAATCTGCGGCGCATCATGATGCCGGATGACTGGGAAGGTCATCCTCTGCGTAAAGACTACCCGGTGGAGGGCTATCGCTGA
- a CDS encoding radical SAM protein, with protein MAEEKFAAVYRRAGSPQEYPLAHREAMFPILYPDHTQQPISGKPHLGRLTLNISNMCNLACSYCYADQGRYNAEENLMSPQQVEDVLQRVLDLYGEITVIHFFGGEPLMNLDAIETACSFLLAAVAEGRLPHMPRLALTTNGTWSSPEVLDVLHRWKISLTVSWDGSREIHDHCRPMLSGASSYELLADSLQRFRDHAIPFEIECTYNAYHQRNGISIVDLMDFFYKHTDRKILHISPAFLPRPAKLRMFGSEYVELASLAEDYRAAARVSIQNMTRGEGPILQFAYQVAEHLATRTPAQTYCPAFFTQITVATDGSVYPCFMLAGDPGYCMGNLLDGSFPGPDSARVLRQYFDEFQARPQAWYTCLCEGCIAGEAIVAGNMSEPVFAPIQRAIAEECVLQLAAHLKP; from the coding sequence ATGGCGGAAGAGAAGTTTGCTGCGGTCTATAGGCGGGCCGGCTCACCGCAGGAGTACCCGCTCGCCCACCGCGAAGCGATGTTCCCCATTCTCTATCCGGATCACACGCAGCAGCCCATCTCCGGCAAGCCGCACCTTGGGCGTCTGACGCTCAACATCAGCAATATGTGCAACCTTGCCTGCAGCTACTGCTATGCCGATCAGGGGCGTTATAACGCGGAGGAGAACCTCATGTCTCCGCAGCAGGTGGAGGATGTACTGCAGAGGGTCCTCGATCTTTACGGCGAGATCACGGTGATCCACTTCTTCGGGGGTGAACCCCTGATGAATCTGGACGCGATCGAGACAGCATGCTCTTTTCTGCTGGCGGCGGTCGCCGAAGGGCGCTTACCCCACATGCCGCGCCTTGCCCTGACCACCAATGGCACCTGGTCCAGCCCGGAGGTCCTCGATGTCCTCCACCGCTGGAAGATTTCTTTGACAGTGAGCTGGGATGGATCTCGCGAGATCCACGATCATTGCCGCCCCATGCTCTCCGGAGCCTCCAGCTACGAGTTGCTTGCAGATTCGCTGCAACGCTTCCGCGATCACGCAATTCCGTTTGAGATCGAGTGCACGTACAACGCGTATCACCAGCGCAACGGGATCTCCATCGTCGACCTGATGGATTTCTTCTACAAGCACACGGACCGCAAAATTTTGCACATCTCTCCGGCGTTTCTTCCCCGCCCTGCCAAGCTTCGCATGTTCGGGTCCGAATATGTCGAACTCGCCAGTCTGGCCGAGGACTATCGCGCGGCGGCACGGGTCTCGATTCAGAATATGACGCGGGGAGAAGGACCGATCCTGCAGTTTGCCTACCAGGTAGCTGAGCATCTGGCGACACGAACCCCAGCGCAGACCTACTGCCCTGCCTTCTTCACGCAGATCACCGTCGCCACGGATGGCTCTGTCTATCCCTGCTTTATGCTGGCGGGTGATCCTGGTTACTGCATGGGGAATCTGCTGGACGGAAGCTTTCCGGGGCCCGACTCCGCACGTGTTCTGCGACAGTATTTTGACGAGTTTCAAGCCCGGCCCCAGGCCTGGTATACGTGCTTGTGCGAGGGGTGTATCGCAGGGGAAGCAATCGTCGCCGGAAACATGAGCGAGCCGGTATTTGCCCCCATTCAGCGCGCCATTGCCGAAGAGTGTGTCTTGCAGCTAGCGGCTCATCTTAAACCGTGA